From a single Mustelus asterias chromosome 31, sMusAst1.hap1.1, whole genome shotgun sequence genomic region:
- the LOC144481646 gene encoding uncharacterized protein LOC144481646 — MESSETTSSSTAVSNETTSPSTAVSNETTSPSTTASNETTSPSTTASNETTSPSTKESNVTTSPSTAESSETISPSTAESSVTTSPSTAESSETTSPSTAESSVTTSPSTAESSETTSPSTKESSETTSPSTAVSNETTSPSTAVSNETTSPSTTASNETTSPSTTASNETTSPSTAESSETTSPSTAESSVTTSPSTTASSETTSPSTAESSVTTSPSTAESSETTSPSTKESSETTSSNTAVSNETTSPSTAVSNETTSPSTTASNETTSPTTSPNTKESSETTSPSTTASSETTSPNTKESSETTSPSTAESSETTSPSTAESSETTSPSTAESSVTTSPSTAESSETTSPSTKESSETTSPSTAVSNETTSPSTAVSNETTSPSTTASNETTSPSTTASNETTSPSTAESSETTSPSTAESSVTTSPSTTASSETTSPSTAESSVTTSPSTAESSETTSPSIKESSETTSPSTAVSNETSSPSTARNQLSKHDGKQRIHLTKHNRKQRNHITKHRGTQYNLSTKHDGQQSNHITKHCGNPDRITKHCGKQRNHISKLCGKPNHITKHCGKQRNHISKDRGKHHNHITKRCGKPNHITKSCGKQHNHISKHRGNQCNYIPRHC; from the exons atggaaagcagtgaaaccacatcatCAAGCACAGCGGTaagcaacgaaaccacatcaccaagcacagcggtaagcaacgaaaccacatcaccaagcaccacggcaagcaacgaaaccacatcaccaagcaccacggcaagcaacgaaaccacatcaccaagcaccaaggAAAGCaacgtaaccacatcaccaagcactgcggaaagcagtgaaaccatatcaccaagcaccgcggaaagcagcgtaaccacatcaccaagcactgcggaaagcagtgaaaccacatcaccaagcactgcggaaagcagcgtaaccacatcaccaagcactgcggaaagcagtgaaaccacatcaccaagcaccaaggaaagcagcgaaaccacatcaccaagcacagcggtaagcaacgaaaccacatcaccaagcacagcggtaagcaacgaaaccacatcaccaagcaccacggcaagcaacgaaaccacatcaccaagcaccacggcaagcaacgaaaccacatcaccaagcactgcggaaagcagtgaaaccacatcaccaagcactgcggaaagcagcgtaaccacatcaccaagcaccacggcaagcagcgaaaccacatcaccaagcactgcggaaagcagcgtaaccacatcaccaagcactgcggaaagcagtgaaaccacatcaccaagcaccaaggaaagcagcgaaaccacatcaTCAAACACAGCGGTaagcaacgaaaccacatcaccaagcacagcggtaagcaacgaaaccacatcaccaagcaccacggcaagcaacgaaaccacatcacca accacatcaccaaacaccaaggaaagcagtgaaaccacatcaccaagcaccacggcaagcagcgaaaccacatcaccaaacaccaaggaaagcagtgaaaccacatcaccaagcactgcggaaagcagtgaaaccacatcaccaagcactgcggaaagcagtgaaaccacatcaccaagcactgcggaaagcagcgtaaccacatcaccaagcactgcggaaagcagtgaaaccacatcaccaagcaccaaggaaagcagcgaaaccacatcaccaagcacagcggtaagcaacgaaaccacatcaccaagcacagcggtaagcaacgaaaccacatcaccaagcaccacggcaagcaacgaaaccacatcaccaagcaccacggcaagcaacgaaaccacatcaccaagcactgcggaaagcagtgaaaccacatcaccaagcactgcggaaagcagcgtaaccacatcaccaagcaccacggcaagcagcgaaaccacatcaccaagcactgcggaaagcagcgtaaccacatcaccaagcactgcggaaagcagtgaaaccacatcaccaagcatcaaggaaagcagcgaaaccacatcaccaagcacagcgGTAAGCAACGAAACCTCATCACCAAGCACAGCG cgtaaccagctCAGCAAGCATGATGGAAAGCAGCGTATTCACCTCACGAAGCACAatagaaagcagcgtaaccacatcaccaagcaccgtggaacGCAGTACAACCTCAGCACCAAGCACGATGGACAGCagagtaaccacatcaccaagcactgcggaaatccTGAccgcatcaccaagcactgcggaaagcagcgtaaccacatctccAAGCTCTGCGGAAAgcctaaccacatcaccaagcactgcggaaagcagcgtaaccacatctccAAGGACCGCGGAAAGCAccataaccacatcaccaagcgctGCGGAAAgcctaaccacatcaccaagagcTGCGGAAAGCAGCATAACCACATCAGCAAGCACCGCGGAAATCAGTGTAACTACATCCCCAGGCATTGctga